A window of Fragaria vesca subsp. vesca linkage group LG7, FraVesHawaii_1.0, whole genome shotgun sequence contains these coding sequences:
- the LOC101295856 gene encoding uncharacterized protein LOC101295856, producing MSCGESKVVCVTGASGFIASWLVKLLLQRGYTVKATVRDPNDQKKTEHLLSLEGAKERLHLFKADLLDEGSFDSVVDGCECVFHTASSVLLSVTDPQVHFFAELLDPALKGTLNVLESCVKVPSVKRVVITSSIATVAFNGKPETSDVTIDETWFSDPAFCEKSKLWYVLSKILAEQAAWEFAKEKGIDIVTINPAWVIGPLLQPTLNLSAEQVLNLVNGKEQFPNKNYRFVDVRDVANAHILAFENPSAWGRYCLVGSTNHCSEIVKMLSSIFPTLTLPDKCADDEPFPPTCQVSKERAQSLGVKYTLLERMRCGGGKVVCVTGASGFIASWLVKLLLQRGYTVKATVRNPNDQKKTEHLLSLDGAKERLHLFKADLLDEGSFDSVVDGCECVFHKPSPETPVIVPATDPQAELIDPALKGTLNVLGSCVKISSVKRVVITSSMAAVAYNGKHLADDVTIDESWFSDPAFCEKTKLWYQLSKTLAEEAAWKFAKEKGIDVITINPGWVIGPLLQPTLNFSVEPVLKLVNGTEKFLNTTHRFVDVRDVANAHILAFENPSASGRYCLVGSIKHCSEVVKMLHDISPDLNLPNKCADDKPFTPTYQVSKERAQSLGVKYTPLEVTLEDTVESLKDKNFF from the exons ATGAGTTGTGGAGAAAGCAAGGTGGTGTGTGTGACAGGAGCATCAGGGTTCATAGCATCATGGCTGGTCAAGCTCTTACTGCAACGAGGGTATACTGTCAAAGCCACCGTTCGGGATCCAA ATGATCAAAAGAAAACAGAACACCTGCTCTCACTTGAAGGAGCAAAGGAAAGGCTTCATCTATTCAAAGCTGACTTGTTAGATGAAGGTTCTTTTGATTCTGTAGTAGATGGTTGTGAATGTGTTTTCCATACGGCATCCTCTGTACTTCTTTCAGTCACTGACCCTCAGGTTCATTTCTTT GCAGAATTATTGGACCCTGCTTTGAAGGGAACGCTTAATGTCCTTGAATCGTGTGTGAAGGTTCCCTCTGTTAAAAGGGTGGTTATAACATCCTCTATTGCAACAGTTGCATTTAACGGAAAACCTGAAACTTCTGATGTAACCATTGATGAAACTTGGTTTTCGGATCCTGCTTTTTGCGAAAAATCAAAG CTTTGGTATGTGCTTTCAAAGATACTAGCTGAGCAAGCTGCTTGGGAGTTTGCAAAAGAGAAAGGCATTGATATTGTTACAATAAATCCGGCATGGGTGATTGGCCCTCTCTTACAGCCAACTCTAAACTTAAGTGCGGAACAAGTTCTAAATCTCGTAAATG GGAAGGAACAGTTTCCTAACAAAAATTACAGATTTGTTGATGTTAGAGATGTTGCTAATGCACACATTCTAGCCTTTGAGAACCCCTCAGCTTGGGGACGTTATTGTTTAGTTGGAAGCACTAACCACTGTTCAGAGATTGTGAAGATGTTGAGCAGTATCTTCCCCACTCTCACTCTTCCAGATAA ATGTGCAGATGACGAGCCTTTTCCACCAACATGCCAGGTATCAAAGGAAAGAGCCCAATCTTTGGGTGTAAAGTATACACTGCTAGAA AGGATGAGATGCGGAGGAGGGAAGGTTGTGTGTGTGACAGGAGCATCTGGGTTCATAGCTTCATGGCTGGTCAAGCTCTTGTTGCAACGAGGTTATACTGTTAAAGCCACTGTACGGAACCCAA ATGATCAAAAGAAAACAGAACACCTACTCTCACTTGATGGAGCAAAGGAAAGGCTTCATTTGTTCAAAGCAGACTTGTTAGATGAAGGTTCTTTTGATTCTGTAGTTGATGGTTGTGAATGTGTTTTTCATAAGCCATCACCTGAGACACCTGTAATAGTTCCAGCCACTGACCCACAG GCAGAATTAATTGACCCTGCTTTGAAGGGTACTCTTAATGTCCTTGGATCGTGTGTGAAGATTTCGTCTGTCAAAAGGGTGGTTATCACATCCTCTATGGCAGCAGTTGCATACAATGGAAAACATTTAGCTGATGATGTAACCATTGATGAATCCTGGTTTTCAGATCCTGCTTTTTGTGAAAAGACAAAG CTTTGGTATCAGCTTTCAAAGACATTAGCTGAGGAGGCTGCTTGGAAGTTTGCAAAAGAGAAAGGAATTGATGTTATTACAATAAATCCGGGATGGGTGATCGGCCCTCTCTTACAGCCAACTCTGAACTTTAGTGTGGAACCAGTTCTTAAACTCGTAAATG GGACTGAAAAGTTTCTTAACACAACTCACAGATTTGTTGATGTTAGAGATGTTGCCAATGCACATATTCTAGCCTTTGAGAACCCTTCAGCTAGTGGCCGTTATTGTTTAGTTGGAAGCATAAAACATTGTTCAGAGGTTGTGAAAATGTTGCACGATATCTCCCCTGATCTCAATCTTCCAAATAA ATGTGCAGATGACAAACCTTTCACACCAACTTACCAGGTATCAAAGGAAAGAGCCCAATCATTGGGTGTAAAGTATACTCCGCTAGAAGTGACACTAGAGGATACTGTTGAAAGTTTGAAGGACAAGAACTTCTTCTGA